The DNA segment ACTGGTTGAACATCTGTCGCAGTCTCTCGACCTCGGTAGCGTCGGGCCGGACGACAGGATGAAGCATCTCGCAGAGGAACCGGAGAAATGCGTCGTCGTCCCCATGGGCCAAGTTGAAGCGACTGTCGTGGAATACCCAATCAGCATCCCAGTCCGAGTTGTTGACGCGGTGCTTCCAGATGTCGCCTGCCGCATCCGGAAAGCGGCTATCCGTCGATGGCAGCTTTTGAAGATCGAATAGCCTCCCCAGAAACTCGGGCTCTTCAAGACGCCCCGACCAACTGGTCGTTTCCGAGCTAATGGAGTCGATGATGTCCCGGCGAGTCAGTTCAGTAATTTTCATGGCAATACGATCATGATCTTTTTAAAGTGCTATGCTTCTTGTCGGTACGGGGTGCTGGGCTCCTGACCGGCACGCAGCTGGCGTCGTTAGCTCGCTTGCAGCATTGCAGCCGACATTCGTCATTCAGTCTCCCTGCGCCTCCACCACCTTCACCAACACCCACAACGCCCGATTCACCGGCGTCGCCACCCCCACCGCCTTCCCCCGCGCCACCACATACCCATTGAGGTGATCGATCTCGCTCGGCTTGCCCCGCGCCAGATCCTGCGCGGTGGACGACATCTGCCCCGGCATCGTGGCCGCGATGCGGCTCACCGCCGCACCCACGTCGCCCGGAATCTGGATGCCGTCCGCTTCGGCCACGGCCAGGCATTCGGCCACCACGTCGGCGATCACGTCCGCCACGCCGGGTGTCTGCACCAGTCGGCCGTAGGGCTGCTGTGCGAGCGCGGAGATCGCGTTGTATGCGCAGTTGAGCACCAGCTTGGCCCAGAGCGCGCCGCGCACGTTGTCTGAAATCTCCGTGGCGATACCGGCGGCGCTGAACTGCTGCGCCACCGTGGCGCTGTGGGGCGAGGGCGCGATCACCAGTTCGCCGCGCCCGTGGTGGCGTACGTGGCCGGGGCCGGCCATTTCTGTGGCGACATAGACCACGGCGGCAGCGACGGGATGGGCATCACCCAGCACGCCGCGCACGCGCTCGTCGTTGTCCACGCCGTTCTGCAGCGTGAGCACCAGCGCGTCGGGCGCGAGGTGCGGCTGAATCTGCCGGGCAGCGTCTTCGGTGTCGGTGGATTTCACGCAGAACATCACTACGTCCGCGCCGCGCACCGCGGCGGGATCGGTGTCGGCCACCATGGGCACCTGTTCGTCGAGCGTGGCGGTCTGCAGGCGCAGGCCGTTCGCGCGGATCGCCTCGACGTGCGCGGGCCGGCCGATCAGCGTGACCGCATGGCCGGCGCGCGCGAGCAAGGCGCCGAAGTAGCAGCCGACGGCACCGGCGCCCATCACGGCGATGCGCAGGGGTGGGGCGGCTGGATCGGGCGGCGACACAGGCAGGCCTCCGGCGGGGGCTGCCGATGGGGATGCAGTCATGCGGTTTTCTCTCTCTCTATCTTCTCTGTCGAGCATGGTACGCCCGGCTGGGGCTGCTGCCTCCAGGGGTTTGCACGATAGGGAGGGCGGATGTGTCGTTGCCGCCCATTCGCAGCCGATATTCGTCAGCCGATGTCCTTGTCAAGGCGAAAAGGGGCAGTTGTACTGAGCGTTCTTCCAGGCGGAACGATTCCTGGAAAACGTCGTTGGGTTAACGCATTGTTGCAAGCGAGCGGAGTGGGTGAACCTAGCATTCGCCCCCATCGAAAACGCGACAGCAGGGGAGGAACCATGAGCGCTGAGCTCGCAGCGACATTTTTCAATATGGGCTATGCCCAGTCCGTGGCGCAGTCCATGGAGCAGAACCGGGTGGATGTGCTGGTGCTCACCCAGGGCCAGTACATGAGCACCCTGCAGGACAAGGCCCGGAACAACCCGGCGCTGGAATTCAACCTGCGCAAGATCCTCGCCAGTTCAACGTTCGGCCAGTACTGGCAGCACACCTTCAGCCCCAACGCCAGCGAGCCGTGGGTGGGGCCGGCGGCACAAGGCGCCAACGATGCGATCGCCATCACCCGCACGCTGAATGCGATCGGCATGTCGGGCATCACCAGCTATGTGAAGACGACCGCGACCGGCACCTACATCATCATCAAGGGCTACTCGGCCCGCCGCAGCTCCGCGCTGCAGGGCACGCGCTACCTCGCCACGAATCCGAAGATGATCCAGCTGGGCCTGGGCATGAAGAGCCTGCAGGGCATCGCCAAGGGCGGGTTCATGCTGGGCGTGGTCGTCTCCAGCGGCATCGAGTTGATGGACTTCATGTTCAACAACGAGAAGACGATGTATGACCTCGTGGGTGGGATCGGGGTGGAGGCGGTGAAAGGTGGGTTGGGAGCGTTGGTGGCCTACGGCTTTGCGACTTACATCGGCGGAATCGCGACTACCATCGCGATCGTCCCAACATTCGTCATGGCCTTGGTGGCTGTGGCGGCGGGAATTGTCCTGAATGTTGCGGATGCCAAGTACGGGATCAAGGGCAAAGTGATCGCAGCCCTCAGGATGGCTCCCGAAAATCTTGCCAATGGCATATATCGCATCGATACCAAGGCGCAGTCCTGGCATGACGATTTGCGGGACAGCATGGCGCAAAAGAAGGTTGAACTAGGCCGGACCATCGACGAGGCAACGAGGGACTGGCTTTGCCGTATCCATTGTTTGCGCTTTTAGGTCCAAGGCCCCATGCACGACATCCAGCAAATCCGTAAATCATTGCTTTGGGGCATACCTCTCAGCGCGCTCGTCGGTGCGGGGTGTGTGTGGCTCTTCCTTGAAGCCGTGATGCAAACGATCCAGCAGATCGCCTCTGGAGCAGCGGGCGTCCGGATCGCTCCTGCAGCGCAATTGGCACCCTTCGTCGTTGTTCTGTGCATCCTCGGCATCGTTGTCGGGATCATGCGGGCAGTACCTTTCAGCGATGGGCTGATCCGGCGGACCGAGCGTGCCTTCAACATCACGGTCGCAGCCAGTGCCATCGCGTTTCTGCTGGTTCCCGTAACCTCCATCGCCCAGCGCTTCTACATGCCGAGCATCGGCTATACCCAATGCCATGTCCTGCAGGGCCAGCCCACGTTGTGGTTCACGGACTGGGTTCGCGATCCGGCGTTGTGCGTGAAGGGCAAGAGCCTGGATTGGGTCAACGGGCAGGCGAGGGCGCCCGTGCCGCATGGGGCTCCCTGAATCGCGTAGCGGAGCAAGGGACGGGCTGGCCTGGAACCCTGGATGTGCATCTGAAATGCATGACATTCCCACGCTGCGTAAAACGATGCTGTGGAGCACGCCGCTCTTTATCGGTATCGTGGCCGCCTGCATGTGGACCACCTTGCACGGCGTCGTGCCCGTGTTCCAGGGTATCGCGGCAAGGGCTCCCGTCGTCCGGATTGCGCCCGCTGCCCAGCTGGCACCGTTCGTCGCCGGCGTCTGCATCATGGCCATCGTGCTCGGCGCCATGCGCGTCGCGCTGTGCCGTGAAGCCGCGATTGCGAAGTTCGAGCGCGCGTTCACCATCGCCGTGCTCGCCAGCGGCTTGGTGATGCTGCTGATCCCTGTGACCTCGTTCATCCAGCGCCTGTACATGCCGAGCCTTGGCTACACGGCGTGCTACGAACTGCAGGGCAACCCGACCCTCTGGTTCACGGACTGGGTTCGCGATCCTGCGTGGTGTGTGAAGGGCAAGAGCCTGGATTGGGTCAACGAGCAGGCGCGGTTGTCCAGGTCGCCCGCAACTCCATGAGCCGTGGCGCCGTGCCCTCGATCCCCCGGTCATCCATGCACGACATACACCACATCCGAAAGCTTGTCCGGTGGGGCATTCCGCTGTATCTCGGGCTCGTGGCAGGAGCGGCGCTGATGACCCGCCATGCCTTGGTGCCGATGGTGCAGGACATCGTGTTGAAAGCGCCCGTGGTGCGGATCACGCCGGGCATGCACCTGATGCCGTTCCTCGTCGCTTTCGGCTCGCTGGCAATCATCGTGATGGTGATGCGGGCGATCCCTTGCCGCCCCAGCCTCATCAAGCAATTCGAGCTCGCGGCCAATCTATCGGTCGCGGTCAGCACCATCGCGCTGCTGCTGGTTCCCGTGGTCTCCATCGCCCAGCACTACTACATGCCCAGCATCGGCTACACCCCGTGCCACGCCCTGCAGGGCCAGCCCACGCGGTGGTTCACGGACTGGGTTCGCGATCCTGCGTTGTGCGTGAAGGGCAAGAGCCCGGAGTGGGTGAACGAGCAAGTCCGCCGATCGCCTCCATGAGGCACTGAGCGGCCCCGGAAGGGACCGCCGCCGGATCCGCTCACTCAGGCCGCAGCCAGCAGCAGGCCGTCCGGCCCGCCCGCAGGGCCACGCCGTGCCGGGGCTGCAGTGGCGCCCGTCCCGTCCGCACCCGCCGGCAGCCGGAACTGCGCCACGGTGCGCGCGAGCGTTTCCGCCTGGAACTTCAGGCTGTCGGCGGCCGCGGCGCTTTCTTCCACCAGCGCGGCGTTCTGCTGCGTGACCTGGTCCAGCTGCTGCACGGCGTCGCCCACCTGGCCGATGCCGCTGGATTGCTCCGCGCTGGCGGCGCTGATTTCCGCGACCAGGGTGGACACCTCGGCCACCTGGGTCACGATGTCTTCCATCGTGCGGCCGGCCTGGGCCACGAGTTCGCTGCCGGCGTTCACGCGCGACACGCTGTTTTCGATCAGGCCCTTGATCTCCGCGGCGGCCTGCGCGCTGCGCTGCGCGAGGCTGCGCACCTCGGCCGCCACCACGGCGAAGCCGCGGCCCTGTTCGCCTGCGCGGGCGGCTTCCACGGCCGCGTTCAGCGCGAGGATGTTGGTCTGGAAGGCGATGCCGTTGATGGTGCCGATGATGTCGGCCATGCGGTCCGAGCCCTGGCGGATCGAGTCCATGGTGCGCACCACGTCCTGCACCACGGCGCCGCCCCGGGCCGCGACGGACGAGGCGCCCGACACCAGCTGGTGGGCCCGGCGGGCCGAGTCGGCGTTCTGCTGCACGGTGGAGGTCAGCTCCTCCATCGAGGCGGCGGTTTCCTCCAGGTTGCTGGCCTGTTCTTCCGTGCGCTGGCTCAGGTCGGCATTGCCGTTGGCGATCTGCACGGTGCCGGTGGCGATGGAGTCGGAGCCCGCGCGCACGCTGCCCACGATGCGCACCAGGCTGTCGTTCATGCGCGCCAGGGCCGAGAGCAACTGGCCCACCTCGTCGCGCCGACCCGTGGGGATGTGCGAGGTCAGGTCGCCGCCGGCCACGGCCTCGGCCACCTGCACGGCGGTATGCAGCGGGCGGGTGATGGAGCGGGCGATGAGCCAGCACAGCGCCACGGCCAGCACGGCGGCCACCGCGCCGATGGCGATGACGGTGACGCGGCCGGTGCTCACCTGCGCGTCCGCCCGGTCGCTGTCCTCGGCCATCACCTTCTGCTGGTGCTCGGACAGGCGGTTGATGGCATCCAGGTA comes from the Paracidovorax avenae ATCC 19860 genome and includes:
- a CDS encoding ketopantoate reductase family protein — protein: MTASPSAAPAGGLPVSPPDPAAPPLRIAVMGAGAVGCYFGALLARAGHAVTLIGRPAHVEAIRANGLRLQTATLDEQVPMVADTDPAAVRGADVVMFCVKSTDTEDAARQIQPHLAPDALVLTLQNGVDNDERVRGVLGDAHPVAAAVVYVATEMAGPGHVRHHGRGELVIAPSPHSATVAQQFSAAGIATEISDNVRGALWAKLVLNCAYNAISALAQQPYGRLVQTPGVADVIADVVAECLAVAEADGIQIPGDVGAAVSRIAATMPGQMSSTAQDLARGKPSEIDHLNGYVVARGKAVGVATPVNRALWVLVKVVEAQGD
- a CDS encoding methyl-accepting chemotaxis protein, giving the protein MSEKISSFGNLRISHRIGLAFLAVIAVLALLAGLSLGALGDVNRALTKVTRDAYPKVKLLTQITNETEAQSRYTRNMLIFDSADSRAKEIRRIQESREAVNKLFSQLSQLVRSPSGVEMLQACQATRANYVAEVDRMLQLMREDHSADARDLLDTRLRPTQQKYLDAINRLSEHQQKVMAEDSDRADAQVSTGRVTVIAIGAVAAVLAVALCWLIARSITRPLHTAVQVAEAVAGGDLTSHIPTGRRDEVGQLLSALARMNDSLVRIVGSVRAGSDSIATGTVQIANGNADLSQRTEEQASNLEETAASMEELTSTVQQNADSARRAHQLVSGASSVAARGGAVVQDVVRTMDSIRQGSDRMADIIGTINGIAFQTNILALNAAVEAARAGEQGRGFAVVAAEVRSLAQRSAQAAAEIKGLIENSVSRVNAGSELVAQAGRTMEDIVTQVAEVSTLVAEISAASAEQSSGIGQVGDAVQQLDQVTQQNAALVEESAAAADSLKFQAETLARTVAQFRLPAGADGTGATAAPARRGPAGGPDGLLLAAA